A window of Bacillota bacterium contains these coding sequences:
- a CDS encoding L-lactate dehydrogenase, with the protein MNSSKVVIVGTGFVGMSYAYALVNQGTIEELVLIDIDYNKAEGEAMDLNHGLAFGPRKMSIKAGNYSDCKDAHLVVITAGVSQKDGETRIDLLNRNAKIMKSVVRNIMDSGFDGILLVASNPVDILTYVAWKESNLPSSRVIGSGTSLDTARLRYEISRYVNISVSNVHAYILGEHGDSEFVCWSSAYIGAKPIKDVIDSMDEINFEDLEKIYQNVKNAAYEIIKRKKATYYGIGMALVRITSSIFNNENRILPISVYNNGTYDTEKDVYIGLPAVLNRDGVHHVVKLKLNEEESLKLDKSSSILKTILNQMDF; encoded by the coding sequence ATGAATTCAAGTAAAGTAGTAATCGTTGGTACAGGCTTTGTTGGAATGAGCTATGCCTACGCATTGGTAAACCAAGGGACAATAGAAGAACTTGTCTTAATTGACATTGATTATAATAAAGCAGAGGGAGAGGCCATGGATTTAAACCATGGACTCGCCTTTGGACCAAGAAAAATGAGCATTAAAGCAGGAAATTATTCAGATTGTAAAGACGCACATTTAGTAGTAATTACCGCAGGAGTTAGTCAAAAAGATGGAGAAACAAGAATTGATTTATTAAATCGAAATGCAAAAATTATGAAATCCGTCGTAAGAAACATTATGGATTCTGGATTTGATGGAATCCTACTTGTTGCAAGTAACCCTGTTGATATCTTAACGTATGTGGCTTGGAAAGAATCCAATCTCCCTTCTTCGAGAGTCATAGGTAGTGGCACCTCACTTGACACGGCAAGACTTCGTTATGAAATTTCAAGATACGTAAACATATCCGTTTCAAACGTACATGCTTATATCTTAGGAGAACATGGAGATAGCGAATTTGTTTGTTGGTCAAGCGCTTATATTGGAGCCAAACCCATCAAAGATGTGATTGATTCTATGGATGAAATTAATTTTGAAGATTTAGAAAAAATCTATCAAAATGTAAAGAATGCAGCTTATGAAATTATCAAAAGAAAGAAAGCAACTTATTATGGAATTGGAATGGCGTTGGTCCGAATTACTTCGTCGATTTTTAACAACGAAAATCGAATTTTACCTATTTCTGTTTATAACAATGGCACATATGATACTGAAAAAGACGTTTATATTGGGCTCCCCGCGGTTTTAAACCGAGATGGCGTTCATCATGTAGTTAAATTAAAATTAAACGAAGAAGAATCCCTTAAATTAGATAAATCATCTAGTATTTTAAAAACAATTTTAAATCAAATGGATTTTTAA